The uncultured Cohaesibacter sp. genome includes a region encoding these proteins:
- a CDS encoding 2-dehydro-3-deoxy-6-phosphogalactonate aldolase, with product MSHDEKDLMGKFLAECPVVAILRGLEPERAVAVGQALFDAGIRIIEVPANSPDPFVSIAALVEHFGDRAMIGAGTILTVDQVAEVKKAGGQVVVSPNMNVDVIRATKDMGMYSLPGCFTATEAFTALDAGADGLKFFPGEAITPAIVKALRAVLPPQARVLIVGGIGADNMSQFTEVGANGFGIGSWLFKPGRPTEEIAELARQVFAVSQQG from the coding sequence ATGTCGCATGATGAAAAAGACCTGATGGGCAAATTTCTGGCCGAGTGTCCTGTCGTTGCCATTCTGCGCGGACTTGAGCCGGAGCGCGCGGTGGCCGTCGGTCAGGCCCTGTTTGATGCTGGTATCCGGATCATTGAGGTGCCTGCCAACTCTCCCGACCCGTTCGTCAGCATTGCCGCCCTTGTCGAGCATTTTGGCGATCGCGCCATGATCGGGGCTGGCACGATCCTCACGGTGGATCAGGTCGCCGAGGTCAAGAAGGCTGGTGGCCAGGTGGTCGTCAGCCCCAACATGAATGTCGATGTCATTCGGGCCACCAAGGACATGGGCATGTATTCCCTGCCCGGCTGTTTCACCGCGACAGAGGCCTTTACCGCGCTTGATGCGGGAGCGGATGGCTTGAAGTTCTTCCCCGGCGAGGCGATCACGCCAGCCATCGTCAAGGCCTTGCGGGCCGTTCTGCCACCACAGGCCCGGGTGTTGATCGTCGGCGGGATCGGTGCGGACAACATGAGCCAGTTCACTGAGGTTGGGGCCAATGGCTTCGGCATCGGCTCATGGCTGTTCAAGCCGGGTCGCCCGACCGAGGAAATCGCCGAACTGGCGCGGCAGGTCTTCGCAGTCAGTCAGCAGGGCTGA
- the ytfQ gene encoding galactofuranose ABC transporter, galactofuranose-binding protein YtfQ: MKLSSILMASAIFFAPATVFAADKTVGFSQIGSESGWRAAETTVTKQQAEERGVTLKFADAQQKQENQIKAIRGFIAQGVDAILLAPVVATGWDSVLEEAKDAEIPVILLDRTVDAPDDLYMTAVTSDLVHEGEVAGNWLQDEAAGKDCNIVELQGTTGSSPAIDRKKGFEQGIADAPNLKIIRSQTGDFTRAQGKVVMESFLKAEGAANICALYAHNDDMAVGAIQAIKEAGAKPGKDILIVSIDSVPDIHLAMDAGEANATVELTPNMAGPAFDALEAYWKDGTMPPKWIQTESKLYTLKDDNKAIYESKKSLGY; the protein is encoded by the coding sequence ATGAAACTTAGTTCAATCCTGATGGCCAGTGCAATTTTCTTTGCCCCGGCAACGGTCTTTGCTGCCGACAAAACCGTCGGTTTCTCGCAGATCGGGTCTGAATCCGGCTGGCGTGCCGCCGAAACCACCGTTACCAAACAACAGGCTGAAGAACGCGGCGTCACCCTCAAGTTTGCCGACGCTCAGCAGAAACAGGAAAACCAGATCAAGGCCATCCGCGGCTTCATCGCCCAGGGCGTTGATGCGATCCTGCTTGCTCCGGTCGTTGCAACCGGTTGGGACTCGGTGCTTGAAGAAGCAAAAGACGCGGAAATTCCCGTTATCCTGCTCGACCGTACGGTTGACGCTCCAGATGATCTTTACATGACCGCGGTCACGTCCGACCTCGTGCATGAAGGCGAAGTGGCCGGCAACTGGCTACAGGACGAAGCCGCTGGCAAAGACTGCAACATCGTCGAACTTCAGGGCACCACCGGATCTTCCCCTGCCATCGATCGCAAAAAAGGCTTCGAGCAGGGCATCGCCGATGCTCCGAACCTGAAGATCATCCGCAGCCAGACCGGCGATTTCACCCGCGCTCAGGGTAAAGTCGTGATGGAAAGCTTCCTGAAAGCTGAAGGGGCTGCCAATATCTGCGCTCTTTACGCTCATAACGACGACATGGCCGTCGGCGCCATCCAGGCCATCAAGGAAGCCGGTGCAAAACCGGGCAAAGACATCCTGATCGTCTCCATCGACTCCGTGCCTGACATTCATCTGGCCATGGACGCTGGTGAAGCCAACGCAACTGTCGAGTTGACCCCGAACATGGCGGGTCCGGCCTTTGACGCTCTGGAAGCCTACTGGAAAGATGGCACCATGCCTCCGAAATGGATCCAGACGGAATCCAAACTCTACACGCTCAAAGACGACAACAAAGCGATCTACGAGTCCAAGAAGAGCCTTGGCTACTGA
- a CDS encoding FadR/GntR family transcriptional regulator, with the protein MSLSTAGDLSQQVFNNTSKVVEQLGMAIVSGDYAERTMIPLDPDLEEMFGVSRTVIREAKKTLVGKGLVQSKAKVGTRVRPSSDWNMFDADVLRWHASLRKPGPFLEELFEIRLLLEPAAAGLVASRSSNEDYVRLHSHCEFMASAADALSFAAANIEFHTSILHMSGNRFLSSLGDMVQAALFSVYRRGIDQAKADLMPNGTSAVIDDYRAIVDAVRTRDPARAEQLMAKAILHAKTGML; encoded by the coding sequence ATGAGCCTATCCACTGCCGGTGATTTGTCCCAGCAGGTCTTCAACAACACGTCAAAGGTGGTCGAGCAGCTTGGCATGGCCATCGTGTCGGGGGACTATGCGGAACGGACAATGATTCCGCTCGACCCTGATCTTGAGGAAATGTTCGGCGTCTCCCGCACCGTGATCCGGGAGGCCAAGAAGACGCTCGTGGGCAAGGGACTGGTGCAGTCCAAGGCCAAGGTCGGCACAAGGGTACGGCCCAGTTCCGACTGGAACATGTTCGATGCGGATGTCCTCAGGTGGCATGCGTCTTTGCGCAAACCCGGGCCGTTCCTAGAAGAATTGTTCGAAATCCGGCTGCTGCTCGAACCAGCTGCCGCAGGGCTGGTGGCGAGCCGTTCATCCAACGAGGATTATGTTCGCCTGCACAGCCATTGCGAATTCATGGCGAGTGCCGCGGATGCCCTTTCCTTTGCCGCCGCCAACATCGAGTTTCACACCTCGATCCTGCACATGTCCGGCAACCGGTTTCTCTCCTCGCTCGGAGATATGGTTCAGGCCGCGCTCTTCTCGGTCTATCGCCGGGGGATCGATCAGGCCAAGGCGGACCTGATGCCGAACGGAACCAGCGCCGTCATCGACGACTATCGCGCCATCGTCGATGCGGTCCGGACGAGAGATCCCGCCCGGGCCGAACAATTGATGGCCAAGGCCATCCTGCATGCAAAAACCGGCATGCTCTAG
- a CDS encoding GNAT family N-acetyltransferase: MTSQLLQPILIRTAQAEDLQQLLALESKCFQTDLISRRSFRSFIKTDSSRLLVAVDEHDQLLGYAAILLRLGSSVARIYSLGVDPDAQGRGIGAQLIGGAEAIARENGCTSLSLEVRTDNDRAIKLYEKHGFELEAQLPAYYEDSADGVRYTRLLDSMPSGSVPANRTRLPIILVDRLKDLPTVPDGCRVMTVRDYLALEHGVPGRRIINLSRSYEPLSLGYYCSLLAGARKERCLPEADALLDINWKRIHKNARLSLQTLLTTREGEDCPSFIEIYFGRTPDKRFRTMARQAFDLFRCPILRINIQQSPSLRIKDIEAVAVHRLSEDAMPQFLTALKAFLKGSLPKPAVRKLPSAVVAILVNPDEESPPSDEKALQCFVEAADSVSARAELITAKDYGRLLEFDALFIRETTALNHHTYKFAKRARGEGMPVIDDPHSILCCTNKIYLAELLKSNRILTPQTVIYDKPRMKELAASLEFPGIVKIPDGCFSRGVHKVSGAEEFSDLSRDLFRDTDLLMIQEYMPTDFDWRIGVIDGEPLYACKYYMVSGNWKIYEYENDGSVQSGDSETVPISEVPKAVLEVALNGTRLIGNGFYGVDIKETPSGPCIIEINDNPSIDYGIEDAVLGQDLYQRVMAVLVSRVGRIIA; the protein is encoded by the coding sequence ATGACAAGTCAGCTTCTCCAGCCTATTCTCATCCGCACCGCTCAGGCGGAAGATCTTCAACAGCTTCTGGCCCTTGAGAGCAAGTGCTTTCAGACCGACCTGATCAGCCGTCGGTCTTTCCGGTCTTTCATTAAGACCGACAGCTCGCGCCTGCTTGTGGCGGTGGACGAGCATGATCAGCTCCTCGGCTATGCGGCCATTCTCCTGCGGCTCGGCTCCTCTGTCGCCCGCATCTATTCCCTTGGCGTCGACCCGGATGCACAAGGGCGCGGCATTGGGGCTCAGCTCATCGGTGGTGCCGAAGCCATCGCCCGCGAGAACGGTTGCACCAGCCTGTCGCTCGAAGTGCGTACGGACAATGATCGCGCCATCAAGCTCTATGAAAAACACGGCTTTGAGCTTGAGGCCCAACTGCCCGCCTATTACGAGGACAGCGCCGATGGCGTGCGCTACACGCGCCTCCTCGACAGCATGCCGAGCGGCTCGGTTCCGGCCAACCGCACGCGTTTGCCGATCATTCTCGTTGACCGCCTCAAGGATCTTCCGACGGTGCCCGATGGCTGCCGCGTGATGACCGTTCGCGACTATCTGGCGCTGGAACACGGCGTGCCGGGTCGCCGCATCATCAACCTTTCGCGCTCTTACGAACCCCTGTCACTTGGCTATTATTGCAGTCTGCTCGCTGGTGCCCGCAAGGAACGCTGCCTGCCCGAAGCGGATGCCCTGCTAGACATCAACTGGAAGCGCATTCACAAGAATGCCCGCCTCAGTCTTCAGACCCTGCTCACGACGCGTGAGGGCGAGGACTGCCCGTCCTTCATCGAGATCTATTTCGGCCGCACTCCGGATAAACGTTTCCGCACCATGGCGCGTCAGGCCTTTGACCTGTTCCGCTGCCCAATCCTGCGCATCAACATCCAGCAGAGCCCGTCACTGAGGATCAAGGACATCGAGGCTGTGGCTGTTCATCGCCTCAGTGAGGATGCAATGCCTCAGTTCCTCACAGCGCTGAAGGCTTTTCTGAAGGGCAGCCTGCCCAAACCGGCGGTGCGCAAGCTTCCCTCAGCCGTTGTGGCGATCCTTGTCAATCCGGATGAGGAAAGCCCGCCGAGCGACGAGAAGGCGCTCCAGTGCTTTGTGGAGGCTGCCGACAGTGTCAGTGCGCGGGCGGAGCTGATCACGGCCAAGGACTATGGCCGCCTGCTCGAGTTCGATGCCCTGTTCATCCGCGAGACGACGGCGCTCAACCATCACACCTACAAGTTCGCCAAGCGGGCGCGCGGTGAAGGCATGCCGGTCATCGATGACCCTCATTCCATTCTCTGCTGCACCAACAAGATCTATTTGGCAGAACTGCTCAAGTCGAACCGCATCCTGACGCCTCAGACGGTGATTTACGACAAGCCGCGGATGAAGGAACTCGCCGCTTCGCTCGAGTTCCCCGGCATCGTCAAGATCCCCGATGGCTGCTTCTCGCGCGGGGTGCACAAGGTCTCTGGTGCCGAGGAATTTTCCGATCTCTCGCGGGATCTGTTTCGCGATACCGATCTTCTGATGATCCAGGAATATATGCCGACGGACTTTGACTGGCGCATTGGCGTGATCGACGGAGAGCCGCTATACGCCTGCAAATATTACATGGTCAGCGGCAACTGGAAGATCTACGAATATGAGAATGACGGTTCGGTCCAGTCCGGTGATTCCGAGACGGTGCCGATCTCCGAAGTGCCCAAGGCCGTGCTGGAAGTGGCATTGAATGGCACTCGCCTCATCGGCAACGGCTTCTATGGCGTCGACATCAAGGAGACCCCGTCCGGTCCGTGCATCATCGAGATCAACGACAACCCGAGCATCGATTACGGTATCGAGGATGCTGTGCTGGGACAGGATCTCTATCAAAGGGTGATGGCGGTTCTGGTCAGCCGCGTCGGCCGGATCATCGCCTGA
- the yjfF gene encoding galactofuranose ABC transporter, permease protein YjfF — protein MIRSPRFPLYMTIATFFIAYLLCVWQFPNMLSTRVVANLLTDNAFLGITAVGMTFVILSGGIDLSVGSVIAFTGVFLAVILRDTSIHPIAAFALVLAITIAFGAAMGAIVHYLEMPPFIVTLAGMFLMRGLAYVLSTDSVPVTHEFYDVLQSIYWKAPGGGRFRLIGGLMLLVFIGAMMVLHRTRFGKNVYALGGGVQAAQLMGVPIARTTILIYATSGGLAGLAGIVYSLYTSAGYSLATVGVELDAIAAVVIGGTLLSGGTGFVAGTFFGILIMGLIQTYIVFDGTLSSWWTKIVIGILLFTFIMLQKGLGWATTARKRQATEFAT, from the coding sequence ATGATCCGTTCTCCCCGTTTTCCGCTCTATATGACGATCGCGACCTTTTTCATCGCCTATCTTCTGTGCGTCTGGCAATTTCCCAACATGCTTTCAACGCGTGTGGTCGCAAACCTTCTGACCGACAACGCCTTTTTGGGCATCACGGCGGTCGGCATGACATTTGTAATCCTGTCGGGCGGGATTGACCTGTCCGTAGGATCGGTGATCGCCTTCACCGGGGTGTTTCTTGCGGTGATCCTTCGTGATACCTCCATACATCCCATTGCCGCGTTCGCGCTGGTGCTGGCGATCACCATTGCTTTCGGAGCGGCGATGGGGGCCATCGTCCATTATCTGGAAATGCCGCCCTTCATCGTCACATTGGCGGGCATGTTCCTGATGCGAGGCCTTGCCTATGTGCTCTCGACGGATTCCGTTCCCGTCACGCACGAATTTTATGACGTCCTGCAGTCAATCTACTGGAAGGCTCCGGGGGGTGGACGCTTCCGCCTGATCGGCGGGCTGATGCTGCTCGTCTTCATTGGTGCGATGATGGTGTTGCACCGGACCCGGTTTGGCAAAAATGTCTACGCCCTTGGTGGTGGCGTCCAAGCAGCGCAGTTGATGGGAGTTCCCATTGCCCGGACGACCATTCTGATATATGCCACTTCCGGTGGCTTGGCAGGTCTGGCCGGAATCGTCTATTCCCTTTATACCTCGGCTGGCTATTCGCTTGCCACGGTGGGAGTTGAGCTGGATGCCATTGCTGCGGTGGTGATCGGTGGGACCCTCCTGTCGGGGGGGACCGGGTTTGTAGCCGGCACCTTCTTTGGCATTCTGATCATGGGCCTCATTCAAACCTACATCGTTTTTGACGGAACGTTGTCGAGCTGGTGGACCAAGATCGTAATCGGCATCCTGCTGTTCACGTTCATTATGCTGCAAAAGGGTCTGGGTTGGGCAACGACGGCACGAAAACGACAGGCAACAGAGTTCGCGACTTAA
- a CDS encoding sugar ABC transporter ATP-binding protein, producing the protein MTIEHAPVLQATGISKFFPGAIALDDVSLSLHAGEVHALLGENGAGKSTLIKCLTGAYKRDSGTIVLDGAEINPRDPQSSLACGIGTVYQEVNLLPNLTVAENLFLGWQPTRYGFLDNQTMMSRSKEILHEFGLDIDPSMLLSSYSIAIQQVVAIARAVELAGKVLILDEPTASLDREEIDLLFSVVRKLTDRGLAVVFITHFLDQVFEISDRATVLRNGRVVGTRVLSEVSQTEIITMMLGRQLQAAKQERAKSERGASLLKLENYGRRGTIEPFDLELHEGEVVGLAGLLGSGRSETAHVIFGDISPDRGKATLRGEPVKIDSPRAAIRLGFGLCPEDRKTDGIVGDLSVRENIILSLQARRGWSRPIARAKAEEIAESYVKRLDIRLASLDMPIRLLSGGNQQKALLARWLATEPDILILDEPTRGIDVGAHAEIIELIQSLQAHGMALIVASSELEELMAYSSRIIVMRDRRQVGELKGDEISIDSIVKCIADEEARS; encoded by the coding sequence ATGACCATCGAGCATGCGCCGGTGCTGCAGGCAACCGGCATATCCAAATTTTTCCCCGGCGCGATCGCGCTGGATGATGTTTCCCTATCGCTTCATGCTGGCGAAGTTCACGCACTTCTGGGCGAGAATGGCGCGGGCAAATCCACCCTGATCAAATGTCTGACCGGAGCCTACAAACGGGATTCGGGCACCATTGTTCTGGACGGCGCGGAGATCAATCCCCGCGACCCGCAGAGCAGCCTCGCCTGCGGTATCGGCACGGTGTATCAGGAAGTCAACCTCCTGCCCAACCTGACGGTTGCGGAAAACCTGTTTCTGGGCTGGCAGCCCACCCGCTACGGCTTTCTCGACAATCAGACGATGATGAGCCGAAGCAAGGAAATCCTCCATGAATTCGGGCTCGACATCGATCCTTCGATGCTGCTGTCGAGCTACTCGATTGCAATCCAGCAGGTGGTCGCCATCGCTCGCGCCGTTGAACTGGCGGGCAAGGTTCTCATTCTTGATGAACCGACGGCAAGCCTTGACCGCGAGGAAATCGACCTTCTCTTCTCCGTTGTGCGCAAACTGACCGACCGCGGACTTGCGGTGGTCTTTATCACGCACTTCCTTGATCAGGTCTTCGAGATTTCCGACCGGGCCACTGTGCTCCGGAACGGGCGGGTGGTTGGCACCCGCGTACTCAGCGAAGTCTCGCAAACAGAAATCATCACGATGATGCTGGGTCGACAGCTTCAGGCTGCCAAACAGGAGCGCGCGAAATCGGAGCGCGGCGCTTCCCTGCTCAAGCTCGAAAATTATGGCCGGCGCGGCACAATCGAACCATTTGATCTGGAGCTTCACGAAGGCGAGGTGGTGGGCCTTGCGGGTCTTCTCGGGTCGGGACGCAGTGAAACCGCCCATGTCATCTTCGGAGACATTTCCCCTGATCGGGGCAAGGCCACTCTCAGGGGAGAGCCGGTCAAGATCGACAGCCCCCGTGCAGCCATCCGGCTCGGGTTCGGGCTCTGCCCGGAGGACCGCAAGACCGACGGCATCGTCGGCGATCTGTCCGTCCGCGAGAATATCATCCTGTCGCTGCAGGCCCGTCGTGGCTGGAGCCGACCGATTGCACGCGCCAAGGCGGAGGAAATTGCCGAGAGCTATGTCAAGCGGCTGGACATTCGCCTTGCCAGCCTCGACATGCCAATCCGGCTGTTGTCGGGCGGCAACCAGCAAAAGGCCCTTCTGGCCCGTTGGCTGGCGACCGAGCCTGACATTCTCATCCTTGACGAGCCGACACGCGGCATCGATGTCGGTGCCCACGCGGAAATCATCGAGCTCATCCAGTCTCTTCAGGCCCACGGCATGGCGCTGATCGTCGCCTCTTCCGAGCTTGAGGAACTGATGGCCTATTCGAGCCGGATCATCGTCATGCGTGACCGGCGACAGGTGGGCGAACTCAAGGGTGACGAGATTTCAATTGATTCCATCGTCAAATGTATCGCCGATGAGGAGGCCAGATCATGA
- a CDS encoding ABC transporter permease: MISDTFRRISPQLVILAAVLLLNFLVFPGFFSIEFQNGRLFGNLIDVLNRGAPTALLAIGMTLVIATKGIDLSVGAVMAIAGAVAASVVSDGNHWTVALFAALCAGLMCGLWNGVLVSILRIQPIVATLVLMVAGRGVAQLITEGTILTFLDPGLIHLGAGTIFGIPTPILIWISIGFLVTMVVRRTALGMLIEAIGINEKSSRLAGINSHVLLVAVYLVSGLCAALAGVVVAADIKGADANNAGLWMELDAILAVVVGGTSLLGGRFSIVASLLGALIIQSVNSVILLSGMPPEFNLVIKALLIICILFIQSPSVRHAIYLFRASSGPHNDDAVVADKRVAKEKLS, encoded by the coding sequence ATGATCTCTGACACCTTCCGCCGCATCTCTCCGCAGCTGGTCATTCTGGCGGCTGTGCTGCTGCTCAACTTTCTGGTTTTCCCGGGTTTCTTCTCCATCGAGTTTCAGAACGGACGCCTGTTCGGCAACCTCATCGACGTTCTGAACCGTGGCGCACCCACGGCTCTGCTGGCCATCGGCATGACGCTGGTGATTGCTACCAAGGGCATCGACCTTTCGGTCGGTGCAGTGATGGCCATCGCGGGAGCGGTCGCGGCTTCTGTCGTCTCGGACGGCAACCACTGGACGGTCGCCCTGTTTGCTGCCCTTTGTGCCGGTCTGATGTGTGGCCTGTGGAACGGGGTGCTGGTGTCGATCCTCAGAATCCAGCCCATCGTCGCTACGCTCGTCCTGATGGTCGCCGGGCGCGGGGTCGCCCAGCTCATCACGGAAGGGACAATCCTCACCTTTCTTGATCCCGGTCTCATCCATCTCGGTGCCGGGACCATTTTCGGCATTCCGACCCCGATCCTGATCTGGATCAGCATCGGTTTTCTCGTCACCATGGTGGTTCGGCGCACGGCGCTCGGCATGCTGATCGAAGCCATCGGCATCAACGAGAAATCCTCGCGCCTTGCGGGGATCAACAGCCATGTTCTTCTTGTCGCTGTCTATCTGGTCTCCGGGCTGTGCGCCGCTTTGGCCGGGGTCGTGGTTGCTGCCGACATCAAGGGAGCGGATGCCAACAATGCGGGCCTCTGGATGGAACTTGATGCCATCCTCGCGGTGGTGGTCGGCGGGACATCCCTGCTCGGCGGACGCTTCTCGATTGTCGCGTCTCTGCTAGGTGCGCTGATCATCCAGTCGGTCAACTCGGTGATCCTGCTATCCGGCATGCCGCCGGAGTTCAACCTGGTGATCAAGGCCCTGCTCATCATTTGCATTCTCTTTATCCAGTCACCGTCCGTTCGTCATGCGATCTATCTGTTCCGGGCTAGTTCCGGGCCGCATAACGACGACGCGGTCGTTGCAGACAAGCGCGTCGCAAAGGAAAAGCTGTCATGA